A genomic window from Lotus japonicus ecotype B-129 chromosome 1, LjGifu_v1.2 includes:
- the LOC130729867 gene encoding LEAF RUST 10 DISEASE-RESISTANCE LOCUS RECEPTOR-LIKE PROTEIN KINASE-like 2.8, which produces MWRENTILLLLLLFQQNCLAANHHQPPCPPSSCGKLLNISYPFRLKTDPTHCGDRRYQLDCDTTTTGPTLTLPSGKFYVQEIDYKRFTLQLTDAGAVEDAACSFIPRNFLYQRSFKDFIGPDDFGSEPFVLSSHPPSIAYLNCSNSVADDDPRYVKVKVDTNRCGAPGYENVYAVVEPSVSDIRVGCGLVVATLGRGWRKGEIENGNVSYGDIHRMLVEGVTVSWLPVICEDRCGKRTRCEVVYDGDGDELESEGKVQCDKRYCHYTYHTTDKCGLSQQILGYTRAYLKGIIIGIGSRITFSTKQLGRPVDLQYFDEGVFIGRNILAPLIAAKYLFGVALLLALLLYKWRRRHLSVYENIEHFLVDSNLSPIRYEYKEIKKMTRGFNVKLGQGGFGSVYKGKLRSGLDVAIKMLTKSNANGQDFISEVATIGRIHHINVVRLVGYCVDGKKRALVYEFMPNGSLDKYIFSKEGSAWLSYDQIYEISLGIARGVAYLHQGCDMQILHFDIKPHNILLDKDFIPKVSDFGLAKLYNVNDSIVTLTAARGTLGYMAPELFYKNIGGVSYKADVYSFGMLLMEMAGRRRNSNPHAEHSSQQYFPFWIYDQFQEGKDVEMEEYASEEGKALAKKIFMVALWCVQFKPSDRPSMKKVVEMLEGPIESLEMPPARPSFYPSETFKHDGGSNSDRTSWSGSTSSDRYLGETLTNQSLENSA; this is translated from the exons ACCAtactccttctcctcctcctgtTCCAACAAAACTGCCTCGCCGCCAACCACCACCAACCACCATGTCCCCCGTCATCATGCGGCAAACTCCTCAACATATCCTACCCATTCCGCCTCAAAACCGACCCGACCCACTGCGGCGACCGCCGCTACCAGCTAGACTgcgacaccaccaccaccggtcCAACCCTAACTCTTCCCTCAGGAAAATTCTACGTACAAGAAATCGATTACAAGCGATTCACACTCCAATTAACCGATGCGGGTGCAGTGGAAGACGCTGCGTGCTCCTTCATCCCTCGCAATTTCCTCTACCAACGCAGCTTCAAGGATTTCATCGGTCCAGATGATTTCGGATCAGAACCGTTCGTTTTGTCCTCACATCCTCCATCAATAGCTTACCTGAATTGTTCCAATTCCGTCGCTGATGATGATCCTCGATACGTGAAGGTGAAGGTGGACACGAATCGGTGTGGTGCTCCCGGGTATGAGAATGTCTATGCGGTGGTGGAGCCATCTGTGAGTGACATTAGGGTTGGGTGCGGTCTTGTGGTGGCTACGCTGGGTCGTGGTTGGAGGAAGGGGGAGATTGAGAACGGGAACGTTTCCTATGGTGATATCCATAGGATGCTTGTTGAGGGAGTTACGGTGTCGTGGTTGCCTGTGATTTGTGAAGATCGCTGTGGAAAGAGAACCAGATGCGAGGTTGTCTATGACGGTGATGGTGATGAATTGGAATCAGAAGGAAAAGTTCAGTGTGATAAGCGCTATTGCCATTACACCTACCACACAACTGACAAGTGTG GACTTTCGCAACAGATTCTTGGTTATACTCGAG CTTATCTTAAAGGCATTATTATCG GAATTGGCAGTAGAATCACATTTAGCACAAAACAACTAGGCAGGCCAGTGGACCTTCAATATTTTGATGAAGGAGTGTTCATAGGACGAAATATTCTAGCACCATTAATTGCAGCCAAATATCTATTTGGAGTTGCACTTCTCCTTGCGTTATTGCTCTATAAGTGGCGAAGAAGGCACTTGTCAGTGTATGAAAACATTGAACATTTCTTGGTAGACAGCAATTTAAGCCCCATTAGGTACGAGTacaaagaaatcaagaaaatgaCCAGAGGTTTCAATGTGAAATTGGGTCAAGGAGGATTCGGATCTGTGTACAAAGGTAAGCTACGAAGTGGACTTGATGTAGCCATAAAGATGCTGACCAAATCCAATGCTAATGGCCAAGATTTTATCAGTGAAGTAGCTACCATTGGAAGAATACATCACATTAATGTGGTGCGTCTTGTTGGATATTGTGTTGATGGAAAAAAGCGTGCTCTTGTTTATGAATTCATGCCTAATGGGTCATTGGACAAGTACATTTTCTCTAAAGAAGGAAGTGCCTGGTTAAGTTATGATCAAATATATGAAATTTCTCTTGGGATAGCTCGTGGGGTGGCGTATCTTCATCAAGGGTGTGATATGCAAATTCTGCATTTTGACATCAAGCCTCACAACATTCTTCTAGATAAAGATTTCATTCCAAAGGTTTCTGATTTTGGACTTGCCAAGCTGTATAATGTGAATGATAGCATTGTCACTTTGACAGCAGCGAGAGGAACTTTGGGTTACATGGCTCCGGAATTGTTCTACAAAAATATTGGAGGTGTGTCTTACAAGGCTGATGTGTATAGCTTTGGAATGCTTTTAATGGAAATGGCGGGTAGGAGGAGGAACTCAAATCCTCATGCAGAGCATTCTAGCCAACAGTACTTCCCATTTTGGATCTATGATCAGTTTCAAGAAGGGAAAGATGTTGAGATGGAAGAATATGCGTCCGAAGAGGGAAAGGCTTTAGCAAAAAAGATATTCATGGTTGCACTTTGGTGTGTTCAGTTTAAACCGAGTGATCGTCCTTCGATGAAGAAGGTAGTAGAGATGCTTGAAGGGCCAATTGAAAGCCTTGAAATGCCTCCAGCAAGGCCTTCTTTTTATCCAAGTGAAACATTTAAACATGATGGTGGAAGCAATTCTGACCGAACATCATGGAGTGGTTCCACTAGTTCTGATAGGTATCTTGGCGAAACCTTAACTAATCAGTCATTGGAGAATAGTGCTTGA
- the LOC130729868 gene encoding rust resistance kinase Lr10-like produces the protein MSTFHKFPLTLLLTLLLSLLAYPAIANTQRCTEKCGGVRIQFPFYLQNTTTGNNHPRGFDLHCTENQETVLNLPSLQVKLFIKSINYKSQQIEIYDPQNCLSSQLFSIGNASISPFKFQPLGGPLNASFFRCGDSRSCPILARGTEADFVDPELVSCTKLRDVLSVDWLWDDVWNEEENSLVMEWSEPECGYCEEQGLKCRWKNGTSGGGREGETECFICKTSRFSTSDIVRIVAAAIGGLILLLLLVLALHRIYRYFKMKGEDFARIEKFLEDYRAMKPTRFTYADIKRITNGFKECLGEGAHGAVFKGMLSQEILVAVKILNETQGDGKDFINEIGTMGKIHHVNVVRLLGFCADGFHRALVYDFFPNGSLQRFLAPPDNKDVFLGWRKLQQIALGVARGIEYLHVGCEHRILHFDINPHNVLIDDHFIPKITDFGLAKLCPKNQSTVSMTAARGTLGYIAPEVFSRNFGNVSYKSDIYSYGMLLLEMVGGRKNTNMTAEETFQVLYPEWIHNLLEGKDVQVNIEEEGDVSIAKKLAIVGLWCIQWNPVDRPSMKTVVQMLEGEGDKLMAPPTPFDSPGSFRINAIIPARHLNSGLEVIQEIE, from the exons ATGTCGACTTTTCACAAATTTCCACTCACGTTGTTGTTGACGTTGTTGTTGTCACTGCTAGCATATCCTGCAATAGCCAACACCCAGCGGTGCACAGAAAAATGCGGTGGGGTCCGCATCCAATTCCCCTTCTATCTGCAAAACACCACCACCGGCAACAACCACCCTCGCGGCTTCGATCTCCACTGCACCGAAAACCAAGAAACCGTGCTGAATCTACCATCCCTTCAAGTAAAACTGTTCATCAAATCCATAAACTACAAATCTCAGCAGATTGAAATCTACGATCCTCAGAACTGCCTCTCGAGCCAGCTCTTCTCCATCGGCAACGCTTCAATATCTCCGTTCAAGTTCCAACCGTTGGGCGGGCCGTTGAACGCTTCGTTCTTCCGGTGCGGCGATTCGAGATCATGCCCGATTTTGGCGCGTGGAACTGAAGCTGATTTTGTTGATCCTGAACTGGTTTCGTGCACGAAGTTGCGTGATGTTTTGTCGGTGGATTGGCTTTGGGATGATGTGTGGAATGAGGAGGAGAATAGTTTGGTTATGGAGTGGTCGGAGCCTGAGTGTGGTTATTGTGAAGAACAGGGGCTGAAATGTAGATGGAAAAATGGTACCAGTGGTGGAGGACGAGAAGGAGAAACTGAATGTTTCATCTGCAAAACAAGCAGATTTTCAACTTCAGATATTGTGCGAATTGTTGCAG CGGCAATTGGTGGTTTGATTCTACTGCTGCTGTTGGTCCTTGCATTGCACCGGATTTATCGCTACTTTAAGATGAAAGGAGAAGACTTTGCAAGGATAGAAAAGTTCTTGGAGGATTATAGGGCAATGAAGCCTACAAGATTCACCTATGCTGATATCAAGAGAATCACAAATGGTTTCAAAGAGTGCTTAGGTGAAGGGGCACATGGAGCAGTTTTCAAAGGCATGCTCTCCCAAGAGATTCTTGTTGCTGTGAAGATACTCAATGAGACACAGGGAGATGGGAAGGATTTCATCAATGAAATTGGAACCATGGGGAAAATTCACCATGTCAATGTGGTTCGCTTACTCGGATTCTGCGCGGACGGGTTCCACCGTGCTCTTGTCTATGATTTCTTCCCAAACGGTTCACTGCAGAGATTCTTAGCTCCACCAGATAACAAGGATGTTTTCCTTGGGTGGAGGAAGTTGCAGCAGATTGCTCTTGGTGTTGCAAGAGGGATTGAGTATCTCCATGTGGGTTGTGAACATAGAATACTCCACTTTGACATCAATCCCCACAATGTGTTAATAGATGATCACTTCATTCCCAAAATTACTGATTTTGGCTTAGCCAAATTGTGTCCCAAAAATCAAAGCACAGTGTCCATGACTGCGGCTAGGGGAACCTTGGGCTACATTGCACCTGAAGTTTTCTCAAGAAACTTTGGTAATGTGTCTTATAAATCTGACATTTACAGCTATGGAATGTTGCTGCTAGAGATGGTTGGAGGAAGAAAGAACACAAACATGACAGCTGAGGAAACTTTCCAGGTTCTGTACCCGGAATGGATCCATAATTTGCTTGAAGGTAAAGATGTGCAGGTTAATATTGAGGAGGAGGGAGATGTTAGCATTGCCAAGAAACTTGCCATTGTTGGTCTTTGGTGCATTCAGTGGAACCCGGTGGACCGACCGTCCATGAAAACTGTGGTGCAGATGCTTGAAGGGGAGGGAGACAAGTTAATGGCACCCCCTACTCCTTTTGATTCTCCTGGTTCTTTCAGAATAAATGCAATTATTCCAGCCAGACATCTGAATTCAGGGTTGGAAGTTATTCAGGAGATAGAGTAA